CTACGTGATAGAATGGAAAGTAACAATGTGCACGTTTCACCCAAgtaattgctttattttacGCTTGTACATTTTGCCTAAGCTTAGAACTACATAGCCATAACCCTGAATACGACATACAAAGTGACACTCCAAATAGAAACACAAATCAATTGTGGCCCTAGCCTTTTCAGATTTGGACTTCAAGGTCTTTTCGGTAACCGTTCGTAGGCATTATCCAATTCTGCATCCGCATCTCGTTCATCATACACCGGCGGCTTTGTTCGATACCGCTCCTCGAGTTCCTTCCGTGAAAGTGGTACTCCAGCACTCCAACCGATCACTGCAAAATTCGTACATGCGGTAATTGCATTTGATGTATAACTATTTCAGTTAAGAACACTAACCGCAGATAACTAGCAGACATAGCAGATAGAACTTAAGCGACGCGCTTCTCATGGCTGTGCTGAGATTGACTCGATTGATGGACATTAACTGACAACCAAAATTCGTATGGCTCCACtttttatatatgcatgtgAGCCAGTGGGGAGCTCTTCTCTGATTGGCGTTGAAGGAGGACGCCAATGGGTAGTGGCGCCGCAGCGGGAGATTATGCAAAGCACCCGTCGAAGTCCCAAAAATAACGCTAAACAAGACtcaaagatacaaaaaaaaaaagacagaCAAAATCCGAAATATCCGAATCTTTATTCGTATAAAAGGCTCGAGGCGTCGTTCTGTCTCACTGGCTGTGAAAATACGCTGCTGGGCATCGCTTAGCTCCTACCGGTCTTTGACGTAGTCAACGACACCCGGCACGTGAATGGCCCGTTGCGTGTTGATTgattgtttattaaaatgctACCTAATGAACTTACACATTTGTCGCCGGCGATCAGACAAGTCGTCACTCCGTCTTTCTCGTCGCCAGAGAATAGAGTCCAAAGTTCGCTGGGCGGACACTTTAGTCGTTTGGCTTGCAGAATGTATActaatatttgtatacctaCAATGTCTctaatttatatgtatttgcACGTTGTTGAAATTAAACCCATACATTTCGATCATGTGCAACTAATTTcagagaaaataaaatagaatacGTATTTCGCACTTGAATTTATGACGAAAATTCATGTCCAAAGAAAATGGACCAGCGTTCGTATGTTAGTGAAATCTCACAGAGATACGATTCCATTGAGCAGTATTCCTCACTAAAGTCAGTGAAATCTGAAGTGAAATAAACTTATAATACGCAAACTGTACAGTAAGTTAAATAGGTGGACCTACTTCTTCCTTCAACGCAAAATGCCTTTTCCAAATGGCACTTGGATGGAAATTTTCGAATACAACCCCTTTCCTCATCTAATCCGCAAATGGCACTTGTCTCATCCACCTCACCGCAATCAGTTTCCATTTGGCACGGATTTGGAAATGGAATACTCGCTCCAAAGGAACATGCTGTTTTTAAAAAGGACATCTTCATAAAGTTACTACTAAcacttaacaaaaaaaactcACCCAGACATATTAGAAAAATGCCAACTGCGTTCATTCTGGAGAACTTAAACCTAACgctttgaaatgaaaaatcgCAATGCGGCAACTAATTAAGATCGGcgttacaaaaaataaaataaacggTTAGGGTTACTATCCTATCTTATCACAAATATAAACAACAGTGAACGAATTTTGCCATATTAAAAGATAAGATAAAACTTGAGCACCGTAAATTGAATTAAGGCATAAATGTCAcaatattatttgatattgATTGATATTGATCACATCTCAAACTTTTGATATGCCATGGTTTTAAATAATGGGGGatagttttttatattcatattcatttatttaacaaCTACTTCAAATGTTTCATTGCTTATGGGCAAATTACTTTGGTTGTTGTCCCAACTAACAGCTAAGGGCAAattcattgcatactttcgTGCGTTGAAGTATTTCtggaaaattgttttccaacttaattttaatgatttctTGTGGTCTGTATGTAGTCTTTTCAAGAGGCTTTCGTCTGACAGCGATAGAGCTTGGAATAAATGCCATTCTTGGCCAGAAGCTGCGAGTGAGTACCCTGCTCCACAATCTTTCCGGCTTGAATTACACAAATCACATTGGCATTTTGGATTGTGGACAGTCGATGAGCTATTACTATACAGGTTCGTCCTGAACATGCCGAGTCCAAAGCTTGTTGCACCACCTGGAATGATATTTCAGtcaattaaattacattatCTGAATATGAGGTATTCAAAATAGAAAACTCACCCGTTCACTTTGGAAATCCAGCGCAGAGGTGGCTTCATCCAGCAGAAGGATCTTGGGATTCCTTACCATCGCTCGAGCAATAGCAATTCGCTGCTTTTGCCCACCGGAAAGTTGGGTGCCCTTGGAGCCCAGAACCGTGTCATACTGCGCAGGCAGGGACATGATGAACTCATGGGCATTGGCCATTTTGGCCGCCTCGATTATCTGCTGCATGGGCACCTGTCGCGAGGTGTCTCCATAGCCAATATTATCGGCGATGGACTTCTCGAAAAGTGAAGGTTCCTGGGACACAAGGCCCAGTCGCCGACGTAGAGTTTTTAGGTCCATGTCGTGATGGATGCTCTCTTGGTCTATgagctaaaacaaaaataaattaaattaaattgtaaagtAGTTTTTAAAAGCTACTTACAATCTTGCCCTCATCGGGATCGTAGTACCGCATCAGTAGCTGCACGCATGTGGATTTTCCGGAACCCGAAGCACCCACCAAGGCAACCGTCTGACCCTGATTGATATCCAGATGGAAGTTCTTTAGGACTTTAATGTGGGGTCTCGAGGGATAGGAAAAGTTGAGGCCACGATAGCTGACTCCTTGCTGGACGACATTCGTCTTGTAAGCCGTTCCATTGCCATTCTGTTGGATCTCAAAGGATTCGGGTGATTGGATCTGTGGCTTACGATCAATGATCTCATACATTCGATTGGCGGAAAGGAGAGCAGCATTGAAGGCGGGAGTGAAGGCAAGAGATTGGGCCAGAATAAATAGACCATACAGCATTGTGTTGGATATTctgaaaaatgaaatatttaatagttGATTTACGCCTGCGATTCGCTTTAACCCACTTCATAATCGtttcaaatttgattttgccATCTGCACACATGTGTCCACCATATGTCAACGTAACTGCGTAGCCAAAGAACATGAGGGATTTGCCCAAGGAATTGACCAGTCCTCGCCATTTCAGTCGACTGAGGATCTGCGTCCGATATCGCTCCACCTCCTTGTCATATATCCTAATCAGCTCCTCCTCTCGTCGTAGTCCAGCTACTGTCCGAATTTGGGTAATAGTTTCGGTGGCTATGCGACTGGTTTCCTCCAGTACCTCCTTCTCCTTCAACGCCGATTTCTCCCCAAATCGAGCCTCGAATACAATGGATGCAATCATGAAGGGCGAGGTGCTCAGACAAATTAGGGCCAATTCCCAGGAGTAGGGAAAGGCAATCGCTATACTGCAGATGAAGTTGGTAAACGCCTGGATGATGTTGCTCAGCGGAAAACCAATGGCTCCTTGAACGCTGGCCGCATCGCCGGATAGTCGTGCTGAAAGGGCTCCAATGCTGTTCTCCTTGCGATCGAACCATCCCATCTCCTGGTTCATGATGCACTTAAAGGTCTTGGAGCTGTAcaataacatatttaaaataaaatcataagGAAGGTATAAACTTGTAGTAACTCACCGCATTCGCATAGTAAGCCAGACTCCAGCTAGATTGAAGAAAAATGTCTGGATGTAGCAGACCACGCCAGCTGCGATTCCAATCACCAGCGAGATGATGGCCATGGACGCACTTTGGTCGAGTACTTCCTCGTCCGTTGGCTTGGCCAACGATCCATATAGCTCAGCTAGCACCACGGAAAACACCGGCATGGTAACACCATAGAGTCCAGCACAAATGGCGCCAATAATGAGGAAACTCCACTCTGGTCGAGCCCAACCCAAAATGCGAAAGAACGTGCTGATATAATTTCCGGAGGGAACTCCCGCATCCTCAAATTCCGGATTCAAAGTTATATTGGTCAGGCCATTTAAGTTCTTCATCTGAAACTCTGCGTTCTTTTCCAGCGACACAATGGAGTTTCGGGTGCCCAGTTGGTAAGGTTCAGCCTCATAGGACATTTTTCTCTCCTTGATCTCGGCCACTTCTTCCAGTTCATTTAGCAGCTCCTCGGCGGAATCATCATAGGAATGCACGGTGACCATTTTATAATAGAAACCCTCCAGCTTCATCAACTCCTCATGGGTGCCCTGCTCCACGGCTTTGCCATTTTCGATGTAAACAATTCGATGGGCGTGCCTGATGGCCGAAAGGCGATGGGACACCACCAAGGTGGTTCTACCCTTGCAGGCCTTGTCCAGCGCAGCCTGCACCAGCTTCTCGGAATGGTAATCCAAGGCGGAGGTGGCCTCATCCAAAAGCAGGATTTTCGGCTGCTGAATTAGAGCTCTTGCGATTGCAATGCGCTGACGCTGACCTCCCGAAAGCTGAACGCCCTTCTCGCTGATGTCCGTATCGTAGCCCTTAAAGTTAATGGCATTTTATAGTGCATTCTTAAAAACAGAGTATCCAATATTTACCTTATGTAGAGCTATGATAAAATCGTGAGCATTGGCGGCTTTAGCTGCGTCTTCGACTTCCTTTTGTGTGGCTTCCGGCTTGCCATGCCGGATATTTTCCCCAATTGTTCCCTGAAAGAGAACGGGTTCCTGACCCACTACGGCAATGTTCGAACGCAGCCACTTGATGTTATACTTCCGGACATCCTCACCATCCAATAGAACTTGCCCGAAGACGGGATCATAGAAGCGCTGCAACAGCTGTATGCACGTGGACTTGCCACATCCTGAAGGACCTACCAGGGCCACAGTTTGACCTTCCTCGACGACGACATTCAGACCACGCAGTACAATAACATCTTCTCTGGCAGGATAGCGGAAGAAGACATCTCTGAACTCTACGGCTCCCTTCAGACCATAGTTCAGGATTTTACCAGCCTTGGAGAGTGGATCAATCAGGGATGTCCGATCTATCACATCCAATATCGGTGAAGCCGATCCTCGAGCCATGGCGAATGTCTCCAAGAAAGGCGAGGTTCGTGATATCTGATTGGCACTCACGATTATGCCCGATATCACAATCATCACAACCGCTGGCGTGTATTCCCTTTCGTCAATGGGAATGCTGGGATCCCGGTAGTAGAGAATCAAATTAGCTCCGTACCAGAAAGAACCCGCTCCTGTGATAAACAACATGGCCTTCATCACCGTGTCACTCAGTCCGGAGAAGGCTCCTTTCCATTTGCCAGCCTTGAGAGCGGGTTTCAGCAGACTATCATAGCGCTGGGACTCGGTTCGTTCTCCTCCAAATGCCACCACAGTTCGGATGGCTCCAATCACTTCCTCAACTACCGAGCTGGCTCGAACATAGGAACTTTGCTCCTGGCCCGTCAGCTTACCTTGGTactgcaaataaattaataaatggataaataaaaacaatcaGAAGAATATAATTATCAAGCACTGTTGCCACATTGCGCGgaatatgtttatatttgtttCCCCACTCATTCACGTGTAAAATTCGCgctaaataaatgttttcattccgagaGAAGAGAGCTTTGTTCTATTTTCGATGAACTATTTTTGGATAAGCCAACATGTTGGTCAAGTTCACTAAAGGCTTTTAACAACAAATACACGGTTCTCGAAAACGTTTTCtttgaaaaatttgtttattatattaaaagtttaattaacTTACATGGGCCACTGCTGAGTTGACAAACAGGGTTAGGGGTATATAAAACACTATTGCCAGAGCCAATTTCCATCCGTAGACAAAGGAGAGAACTACACTGATTGTGACATCACACATGATCTCCACATAGTGACCTAAGTTTTCAGCAATGCCACTGCGTATTTTCTCCATGTTGCTAAATCGAAATTTGGTTAATAAATATCTTCGCATAGTTGTTCAACTTTACTCACTCCGTAATGCGAACGGCAAAGTTTTGATCCTTGGCCATGTCATGCCATCCGATCTCCTGTCTTAGAGTGGCCTTAAAAAATTCCCTTCGCATGCGAACTGTGAGTTTCAGGGCCAATCTGTTGAAGGCATCCACGTAGTAAACTCCGGAGAAGAGCATCAGCAGAGTATTCAGGGTCATGAGTATGCCGAAGGATACGCTGTCATTTCGCAACTCCTGCATGTTCTCCTCGTATGTGGCATTTGTGCTAAAGATATAATAAAGGAAGAATTAGGCATTTAGCATGGATTTAACTAAGATGAAACAAAACCTTTGCGCCAACTTGACGCACAACCCGTTGGGATTGGAATTAGTTTAAACACACAACTACAGAAAACCCTACTTCATCATTACTTTTCGAAGAATTTTGTTTACAGCACAGTCCTTGTATTTTTGGCATTATTCCAACCCTTTTATCTAAAAGGCTTTTACTTAAAAGACGGCAAAACCCTTTTACGAAACGATAAAGAAATTCGCGGACCGCTAATCGTAGAACACGTGCGTTTGCTTTGAAAGAAAGCGAAGAATTGATTCATCCTCACCTAATTTCAATTCTTTTAAAAgctaaatataaatgcatGCTGCAAATAAAACAGTCATGATGCTAACATACACTTTCTTTAATGATTGTATGTATAGGCTATGAAAATTGTGATACGGAAGAGTATCCATTATATATTAATTGCCAAAATTAAACTTACTGTATCTTTCCGCCACCGAAGAGCGACAATCCGATGGTGACCGAACTGGTGCCCTGACCCAGAGTTCTTTCGATGAACATGGCCACCAGTTCGCTGTAGACcacaatggcaatgggaaaGACGAGGGATTGCAGGAATGCCGCCACAATAGCCGACAGGAGCAGTAGGTAATCCCATCCAGCGATGTAACGAAAGAGCTGTGTGTAGCTGACTATGGGCTGAGCCGTCTCCTTGGTCTTTGCCTTCTTCTGGGCCTCCGGCGCGGCTTCATCCGCATCCGTAGCAGGAACATCTTCGCGGGTCTCCGTCATTGTCATCACTATATGGGCGAACTATCGCCTATACACCAAACTCATTGACCGGCGGGGTCAATTAATTGTTAAGAAAACGCGCGCGCGCAGGGCGAAACCAAAAATCGAAACGCCCGCAGTTCCACAGCTCCAGATGCCCTCCAATCCCCGATCCCGATCTCcgatggttggatggttggatgtGTACGGAGATGGTCGCGAATGGGTTCTTGACTGTGGGTAATTAACTCCGTCTCTGACGGAGATTGTGGTGCTACGCCAGATGCACTGCCGATGAGGCTGATCTGCCTGGGATCGTGTTTagctttaattgttttgcattCCGCGGTCCCACAAAATCGTTGGCAACTACTGCCAgctttttgtatttctttctTTCGATGCTATTGCTATCCGGAGCAAAATGTTCCACGTCTGTTCCGTTGGGACTGTAGAAAGCGACTGACGGTTCTGGCGGCAATGGCGTCAGTTTTTCTACAAATTCGGTTTCTATTAGGAGAAGCGAACCCCCGTATGgtcttttttattaatatcaattgaattgatttttctCAAGGTTCATGATGACTGGTGCAAAATCGTTGACCATCGTCTTACCTCTTGGCAAGGTGTGCACCGTGCACCTATCTATCGCGGAAATGGGTCAGGCATAGTACTGAAATTTGGCGTCATTTGCATTCCAGACAGTTAAACTTATGATCTTCGCTGTTTAATTGGGAACTTTTATCATTTCACAACGCCAAATCAAGTTTGCATGTCATTGAccatgaaaaataaaaaccagtCGTGTGGGTGGCTGGCTTTATAGACATGCCCCAATTTGCACACTTATCAGTTAGATAACTTTGATGGTGGATCTTACAACTTATACCCCTAATAATTTTACACTTTGCAAACAGAGTTACCTAAACATCATCTTCGCCCATTATTGGATAACTTATTTCGCCGCAGTAATTATAAACAAGTATTTAATGGATAAAGAGTTGTGTAAaagtttatttagtttttttttgctggcaagtgtattttggcttttggtgagatttataaaaatgtatagatAATATTCAATGATCCTTCTGGGTCTTGTGTAGCTTCGCGTAAATGCCACCCTGTGCAATCAACTGCATGTGATTGCCCTGCTCCACCACCTGACCATTCTGGATCACACAGATCACATCGGCATTCTGGACAGTGGACAGTCGATGGGCTATGACGATACAGGTTCGTCCAGAGCACGCGGTATCCAGGGCCTGTTGGACCAACTGCTCGCTTTGCAAATCCAATGCTGAGGTAGCCTCATCCAGTAGCAGGATCTTGGGATTCCTCACCAGCGCCCTGGCAATGGCGATTCGCTGCTTCTGTCCACCAGACAACTGAGTACCTCGGGCTCCCATCCGCGTATCATAGCCATTGGGCAGGGAAATGATGAAACTATGAGCATTGGCACTCTTGGCAGCAGCAATGATCTCCACCATGGACACCGATCGCCGATTGTCGCCATAGGCTATGTTCTCCGCTATGGAGC
This portion of the Drosophila santomea strain STO CAGO 1482 chromosome 3L, Prin_Dsan_1.1, whole genome shotgun sequence genome encodes:
- the LOC120448388 gene encoding uncharacterized protein LOC120448388, which translates into the protein MSINRVNLSTAMRSASLKFYLLCLLVICVIGWSAGVPLSRKELEERYRTKPPVYDERDADAELDNAYERLPKRP
- the LOC120448387 gene encoding uncharacterized protein LOC120448387, coding for MNAVGIFLICLACSFGASIPFPNPCQMETDCGEVDETSAICGLDEERGCIRKFPSKCHLEKAFCVEGRNFTDFSEEYCSMESYLCEISLTYERWSIFFGHEFSS
- the LOC120449027 gene encoding multidrug resistance protein homolog 65, coding for MTMTETREDVPATDADEAAPEAQKKAKTKETAQPIVSYTQLFRYIAGWDYLLLLSAIVAAFLQSLVFPIAIVVYSELVAMFIERTLGQGTSSVTIGLSLFGGGKIHTNATYEENMQELRNDSVSFGILMTLNTLLMLFSGVYYVDAFNRLALKLTVRMRREFFKATLRQEIGWHDMAKDQNFAVRITDNMEKIRSGIAENLGHYVEIMCDVTISVVLSFVYGWKLALAIVFYIPLTLFVNSAVAHYQGKLTGQEQSSYVRASSVVEEVIGAIRTVVAFGGERTESQRYDSLLKPALKAGKWKGAFSGLSDTVMKAMLFITGAGSFWYGANLILYYRDPSIPIDEREYTPAVVMIVISGIIVSANQISRTSPFLETFAMARGSASPILDVIDRTSLIDPLSKAGKILNYGLKGAVEFRDVFFRYPAREDVIVLRGLNVVVEEGQTVALVGPSGCGKSTCIQLLQRFYDPVFGQVLLDGEDVRKYNIKWLRSNIAVVGQEPVLFQGTIGENIRHGKPEATQKEVEDAAKAANAHDFIIALHKGYDTDISEKGVQLSGGQRQRIAIARALIQQPKILLLDEATSALDYHSEKLVQAALDKACKGRTTLVVSHRLSAIRHAHRIVYIENGKAVEQGTHEELMKLEGFYYKMVTVHSYDDSAEELLNELEEVAEIKERKMSYEAEPYQLGTRNSIVSLEKNAEFQMKNLNGLTNITLNPEFEDAGVPSGNYISTFFRILGWARPEWSFLIIGAICAGLYGVTMPVFSVVLAELYGSLAKPTDEEVLDQSASMAIISLVIGIAAGVVCYIQTFFFNLAGVWLTMRMRSKTFKCIMNQEMGWFDRKENSIGALSARLSGDAASVQGAIGFPLSNIIQAFTNFICSIAIAFPYSWELALICLSTSPFMIASIVFEARFGEKSALKEKEVLEETSRIATETITQIRTVAGLRREEELIRIYDKEVERYRTQILSRLKWRGLVNSLGKSLMFFGYAVTLTYGGHMCADGKIKFETIMKISNTMLYGLFILAQSLAFTPAFNAALLSANRMYEIIDRKPQIQSPESFEIQQNGNGTAYKTNVVQQGVSYRGLNFSYPSRPHIKVLKNFHLDINQGQTVALVGASGSGKSTCVQLLMRYYDPDEGKILIDQESIHHDMDLKTLRRRLGLVSQEPSLFEKSIADNIGYGDTSRQVPMQQIIEAAKMANAHEFIMSLPAQYDTVLGSKGTQLSGGQKQRIAIARAMVRNPKILLLDEATSALDFQSERVVQQALDSACSGRTCIVIAHRLSTIQNANVICVIQAGKIVEQGTHSQLLAKNGIYSKLYRCQTKAS